One part of the Tautonia rosea genome encodes these proteins:
- the rpoD gene encoding RNA polymerase sigma factor RpoD — MEKLDEGFKTLLELGKRRGFLTYDQLNDQLPDEISSSPEKLHELLERLDELGVDLLNEEEAEARLVAAGDLGDDVDDEVIDDQAEDDDDGELTPEDLDEISRRIDDPVRMYLTQMGEIPLLTRDQEINLAKRIEITRRKFRRKVLECDYALRLVVDVLKKVDCGELPFDRTVKVSVTENLEKEQILQRMKPNLATLDHLMDCNLRDFRAYIRAKDDPDTARVLRVDLARRRRKAVTLVEELSIRTQKVQPLMKRLEQIAARLNEILTQRDLVLAGRGNQDDLANLQKELKDLMIMTLETPRSLTRRVTLMNERYKEYEQAKRELSGGNLRLVVSIAKKYRNRGLSFLDLIQEGNTGLMRAVDKYEYRRGYKFSTYATWWIRQAITRAIADQARTIRIPVHMIETMSKLRNVSKKLLQEKGREPTIEEMAKVANISVEETRRVMKISRHPISLDRPVGESEDSYFGDFIEDEAAESPINAATQEMLKEKIDAVLKTLTYREREIIKLRYGLGDGYTYTLEEVGRIFKVTRERVRQIEAKAVRKLQHPVRSRQLEGFLESTG, encoded by the coding sequence ATGGAAAAGCTGGACGAGGGTTTCAAGACGCTCCTCGAGCTGGGTAAGCGGCGAGGGTTTCTCACCTACGATCAGCTCAACGACCAGTTGCCGGATGAGATTTCCAGCAGCCCCGAGAAGCTTCACGAGTTGCTCGAACGGCTCGACGAACTCGGCGTTGACCTGCTCAACGAAGAAGAGGCTGAGGCGCGGCTGGTGGCTGCCGGTGACCTGGGCGACGATGTCGACGATGAGGTCATCGACGATCAGGCCGAGGATGACGACGACGGTGAGTTGACCCCCGAGGATCTCGACGAGATCTCGCGGCGGATCGACGACCCCGTGCGCATGTACTTGACCCAGATGGGCGAGATTCCGCTGCTCACCCGCGACCAGGAAATCAACCTGGCCAAGCGGATCGAGATCACCCGCCGCAAGTTCCGCCGCAAGGTTCTTGAATGTGACTACGCCCTGCGGCTGGTCGTCGACGTCCTGAAGAAGGTCGATTGCGGTGAGCTGCCGTTCGACCGCACCGTCAAGGTCTCCGTCACCGAGAACCTTGAGAAGGAACAGATTCTCCAGCGGATGAAGCCGAACCTGGCCACGCTGGATCACCTGATGGACTGCAACCTCCGCGACTTCCGCGCCTATATCCGGGCCAAGGACGATCCCGATACCGCCCGCGTCCTTCGCGTTGATCTGGCCCGCCGTCGCCGCAAGGCCGTCACGCTCGTCGAAGAACTGTCGATCCGCACCCAGAAGGTCCAGCCGTTGATGAAGCGGCTTGAGCAAATCGCCGCCCGGTTGAACGAGATCCTCACTCAGCGTGATCTCGTCCTGGCCGGCCGGGGGAACCAGGACGACCTGGCCAACCTCCAGAAAGAGCTCAAGGACCTGATGATCATGACGCTTGAGACGCCCCGGAGCCTGACCCGGCGCGTCACCTTGATGAACGAGCGATACAAGGAATACGAGCAGGCCAAGCGTGAACTCTCCGGCGGTAACCTGCGGCTCGTCGTCTCGATCGCCAAGAAGTATCGCAACCGCGGCCTCTCGTTCCTCGACCTGATTCAGGAAGGGAACACCGGCCTGATGCGGGCCGTGGACAAGTACGAATATCGTCGCGGCTACAAGTTCTCGACCTATGCCACCTGGTGGATTCGCCAGGCGATCACCCGGGCCATTGCCGACCAGGCCCGCACGATCCGCATTCCGGTGCACATGATCGAGACGATGTCGAAGCTGCGCAACGTCTCGAAGAAGTTGCTTCAGGAGAAGGGCCGCGAGCCGACGATCGAGGAAATGGCCAAGGTCGCCAACATCTCGGTTGAGGAAACCCGCCGCGTCATGAAGATCAGCCGGCACCCGATCTCGCTCGACCGCCCGGTCGGCGAGAGCGAGGACAGCTACTTCGGCGACTTCATCGAAGACGAGGCCGCCGAGAGCCCGATCAACGCCGCCACCCAGGAAATGCTCAAGGAGAAGATCGACGCGGTCCTGAAGACCCTGACCTACCGGGAACGCGAGATCATCAAACTCCGCTACGGGCTCGGCGACGGCTACACCTACACGCTCGAAGAAGTCGGCCGTATCTTCAAGGTCACCCGAGAGCGGGTGCGGCAAATTGAGGCGAAAGCCGTTCGAAAGCTGCAACATCCGGTGCGAAGCCGCCAGTTGGAAGGCTTCCTGGAAAGTACCGGTTGA
- a CDS encoding phosphoribosylanthranilate isomerase produces MVLRLDTTINAPAPLIKICGVTTSDDARMVAGSGADWIGINFHPASKRYVPPDQAPGLVAAMAGLSEPVGLFVDRRPAEIVRESERAGVQIVQLHGDEPAETIRDLKRDRYQVIRAFRLADRQSVDRLEAWLLHASQLDGLPDAVLVDAFVPGQQGGTGHAITTDVLDHLADRLNTSPFLARHHEPAEGAAPRLILAGGLTPENVARAVARVRPWMVDVASGVESTPGRKDRDLVSAFIRAARSAAR; encoded by the coding sequence GTGGTTCTGCGATTGGACACGACCATCAACGCCCCCGCACCACTGATCAAGATTTGCGGCGTGACCACGTCCGACGATGCTCGGATGGTGGCCGGGTCCGGGGCCGACTGGATCGGCATCAACTTTCATCCGGCTTCGAAGCGGTATGTCCCTCCCGACCAGGCTCCCGGCCTCGTTGCAGCAATGGCGGGGCTTTCCGAGCCGGTCGGTCTCTTCGTCGATCGGCGTCCGGCCGAGATCGTCCGCGAATCGGAACGTGCCGGTGTCCAGATCGTGCAACTTCACGGTGACGAGCCCGCCGAAACCATTCGAGACCTGAAACGAGACCGTTATCAGGTGATTCGCGCCTTTCGCCTGGCCGATCGGCAGTCCGTCGACCGCCTGGAAGCATGGCTTCTGCACGCGTCGCAGCTTGACGGATTGCCAGACGCGGTGCTGGTCGATGCCTTCGTGCCTGGTCAGCAAGGGGGCACCGGGCATGCGATCACGACCGACGTCCTTGACCATCTGGCCGATCGTCTCAACACCTCGCCCTTTCTGGCAAGGCATCACGAGCCGGCCGAAGGCGCGGCTCCCCGGCTCATCCTTGCCGGCGGGCTGACGCCTGAGAATGTGGCCAGGGCTGTAGCTCGGGTTCGCCCCTGGATGGTCGATGTCGCCAGCGGGGTTGAGTCAACCCCTGGTCGCAAGGACCGCGACCTCGTTTCGGCCTTCATTCGCGCTGCCCGATCGGCTGCTCGATGA
- the cax gene encoding calcium/proton exchanger, which yields MTKKRVNRRERPASRPEGPPPHTPGPPATHDPEAPGFDWRDWLDPRRVGWLSLMLVFVPIGIGLRIAGVGETWQFVAAGLAIIPLAGLMGESTEHLAHRLGPGIGGLLNATFGNAAELIIALFALFRGFDEVVKASITGSIIGNLLLVMGASLLAGGLRWPRQQFNRTAAGVGSTMMVLAAFGMLIPAIFYALPEVVQVAEEEGQGQRLMLEHELSVGVCIILMVTYVLYLVFSLKTHQDLFNPDAEEGTPDESLHGHGPGWSMRRSIGTLLLATTFVAIMSEILIGAVEHTTEAFGLSEVFVGVIVVAIVGNAAEHSTAILVAMKNKMDLSVGIAIGSALQIALFVAPVLVFASYLREEPMDLLFTTLEIVAVLLAVFIARMVAEDGESNWLEGAMLLMIYAILAVAFFVLPAGHGELDAEETYPAYSTEAAAIEGG from the coding sequence TTGACAAAGAAGCGAGTCAACCGACGGGAACGGCCAGCGTCTCGACCCGAGGGACCTCCCCCTCACACGCCAGGGCCTCCCGCGACCCACGATCCTGAGGCCCCAGGCTTCGATTGGCGAGACTGGCTCGACCCGCGTCGTGTCGGCTGGTTGAGCCTGATGCTGGTGTTCGTGCCCATTGGCATCGGCTTGCGGATTGCGGGGGTCGGGGAAACCTGGCAGTTCGTCGCGGCAGGTCTGGCGATCATCCCTCTGGCCGGCTTGATGGGGGAATCGACCGAACACCTCGCCCACCGGCTGGGGCCGGGGATTGGCGGACTCCTGAACGCCACCTTCGGCAACGCGGCCGAGTTGATCATCGCGCTCTTCGCCCTGTTTCGCGGGTTTGACGAGGTGGTCAAGGCGTCGATCACCGGATCGATTATCGGCAACCTTTTACTCGTCATGGGTGCCAGCTTGTTGGCCGGCGGCCTACGATGGCCGCGGCAGCAGTTCAACCGAACCGCCGCAGGTGTCGGCTCAACAATGATGGTGCTGGCCGCCTTCGGCATGCTCATTCCCGCGATTTTCTATGCCTTACCTGAGGTCGTTCAGGTGGCCGAGGAGGAAGGCCAGGGGCAGCGTTTGATGCTCGAACACGAGTTGAGCGTGGGTGTCTGCATCATCCTGATGGTGACGTATGTTCTCTATCTCGTCTTCAGCCTGAAAACGCATCAGGACCTCTTTAATCCCGATGCCGAGGAGGGCACTCCCGATGAGAGCCTGCACGGCCACGGCCCCGGATGGAGCATGCGGCGATCCATTGGAACCTTGCTGCTGGCAACCACGTTCGTGGCTATCATGAGCGAGATTCTCATCGGCGCCGTCGAGCATACGACCGAGGCGTTTGGCCTGAGTGAGGTCTTCGTCGGGGTGATCGTCGTGGCCATTGTCGGCAACGCGGCCGAGCACTCGACGGCCATTCTAGTGGCGATGAAGAACAAGATGGACCTGTCTGTCGGCATCGCGATTGGCTCGGCCCTGCAAATCGCCCTGTTCGTCGCGCCGGTCCTGGTCTTTGCCAGCTACCTGCGCGAGGAGCCGATGGACCTGCTCTTCACCACGCTCGAAATCGTGGCCGTCTTGCTCGCGGTCTTCATCGCCCGAATGGTTGCTGAGGATGGCGAGTCGAACTGGCTGGAAGGGGCCATGCTGTTGATGATCTACGCCATCCTCGCTGTCGCCTTCTTCGTCTTGCCCGCAGGCCACGGTGAACTCGATGCCGAGGAAACGTACCCAGCTTATTCAACCGAGGCCGCGGCGATCGAAGGGGGATAA
- a CDS encoding zinc ribbon domain-containing protein: MPATVDDLRGLHDLHRRVKALRDRLESGPKTLAARMRGLESRRAALEEARTALKQRKSDVQRQELTVQSQRTRCDDLRIKLNSVKKNEEYKAVMNEIAMINKDVNSKEEAILELMQGVETAAAELATQEAEVAKFAEGVEALRHEIESKAEGQRAQLQELEAAIKEGEAVVPADDRERYRRSVKGKGDDAFAAVDRHTRACEGCNQVNTIQDISELMNAERLVFCKTCGRIMYLVED, encoded by the coding sequence ATGCCCGCGACCGTTGACGACCTCCGCGGACTTCACGACCTGCACCGCCGTGTCAAGGCGCTCCGCGATCGTCTGGAGTCCGGACCGAAGACCCTCGCTGCCCGGATGCGTGGCCTCGAATCGCGCCGTGCGGCCCTCGAAGAAGCACGCACCGCCCTGAAACAACGCAAGTCCGACGTCCAGCGCCAGGAGCTGACGGTTCAGAGTCAGCGAACTCGGTGCGACGACCTGCGGATCAAGCTCAACAGCGTCAAGAAGAACGAGGAATACAAGGCGGTCATGAATGAGATCGCCATGATCAACAAGGATGTGAACAGCAAGGAAGAGGCCATCCTCGAACTGATGCAGGGGGTCGAGACGGCCGCCGCCGAACTGGCCACGCAGGAGGCCGAGGTCGCCAAATTCGCCGAGGGGGTCGAGGCCCTTCGCCACGAGATTGAATCGAAGGCCGAAGGGCAGCGTGCCCAGCTCCAGGAACTGGAAGCGGCGATCAAGGAGGGCGAGGCCGTCGTTCCCGCTGACGATCGCGAACGCTACCGACGTTCGGTCAAGGGCAAGGGAGACGACGCCTTCGCCGCGGTCGATCGCCATACCCGCGCTTGCGAAGGCTGCAATCAGGTCAACACGATCCAGGATATTAGCGAGCTGATGAACGCCGAGCGCCTGGTCTTCTGCAAGACCTGCGGGCGGATCATGTACCTCGTCGAGGACTGA
- the trxA gene encoding thioredoxin, which produces MAGNVQEFTDATWQSEVLDSDVPVVVDFWAPWCGPCRMLAPTIEKLANEYSGRVKIGKMDTDQNNNTPSGLGISSIPTVVFFQGGKEVGRLVGVNPEAKFKATLAEMGVS; this is translated from the coding sequence ATGGCTGGGAACGTCCAAGAGTTTACCGACGCGACTTGGCAGTCGGAAGTTCTCGATTCGGATGTCCCTGTGGTAGTCGACTTCTGGGCCCCCTGGTGCGGCCCTTGCCGCATGCTCGCGCCGACCATTGAAAAGCTGGCGAACGAGTATTCTGGTCGCGTGAAGATCGGCAAAATGGATACCGACCAGAACAACAACACCCCCAGCGGCCTCGGCATCTCATCCATTCCGACGGTCGTCTTCTTCCAGGGTGGCAAGGAAGTCGGACGCCTCGTCGGGGTCAATCCCGAGGCGAAGTTCAAGGCCACGCTGGCCGAGATGGGCGTTTCCTGA